One stretch of Tachysurus fulvidraco isolate hzauxx_2018 chromosome 12, HZAU_PFXX_2.0, whole genome shotgun sequence DNA includes these proteins:
- the gale gene encoding UDP-glucose 4-epimerase isoform X2 produces MAQKVLVTGGAGYIGSHCVVELIEAGYQPVVIDNFSNAVRENGVPESLRRVEKFLNSKIEFQELDLLDKPGLEKIFKQHSFYAVMHFAGLKAVGESVEQPLRYYRVNLTGTINLLEVMQAHGVHNIVFSSSATVYGDPQKLPIDEQHPAGGCTNPYGKTKFFIEEMIRDQCNAEKDWNAVLLRYFNPIGAHVSGQIGEDPQGIPNNLLPYVAQVAIGRRKHLNVFGNDYKTIDGTGVRDYIHVVDLAKGHIAALKKLKDNSGCKVYNLGTGTGYSVLQMVKAMEKASGREIAYEIAPRRGGDIASCYADPRLAEKELGWKADFDLERMCEDLWRWQSQNPTGFTNATG; encoded by the exons ATGGCACAGAAGGTGCTTGTGACAGGGGGAGCAGGTTATATCGGCAGTCACTGTGTGGTGGAGCTGATCGAGGCGGGGTATCAGCCTGTCGTCATCGACAACTTCAGCAATGCTGTTCGAG AAAACGGTGTCCCTGAGAGTCTCCGCAGGGTGGAAAAGTTTCTGAACTCCAAGATCGAGTTTCAGGAGCTGGACCTGCTGGACAAACCAGGCTTGGAGAAAATCTtcaaacag CACTCGTTCTACGCCGTAATGCACTTTGCCGGACTGAAAGCTGTGGGAGAATCGGTGGAACAACCGCTACGCTACTACAGGGTGAATCTCACCGGTACCATCAACCTGCTGGAG gtGATGCAAGCCCATGGGGTACACAATATAGTGTTCAGTAGCTCAGCGACGGTGTACGGCGATCCTCAGAAACTCCCCATCGACGAGCAGCACCCAGCCGGAGGCTGCACAAACCCTTACGGCAAAACCAAGTTCTTCATCGAGGAGATGATCCGGGATCAGTGCAATGCAGAAAAG GACTGGAATGCCGTGTTGCTCAGGTACTTCAACCCCATCGGTGCTCACGTCTCGGGCCAGATCGGTGAAGATCCACAGGGAATCCCTAACAACCTTCTACCATATGTTGCCCAG GTGGCCATTGGGAGACGAAAACATCTCAACGTCTTCGGAAACGACTACAAGACGATCGACGGAACAG GAGTGAGAGACTACATTCATGTGGTGGACTTGGCAAAGGGACACATCGCAGCCCTGAAGAAGCTGAAGGATAACTCTGGCTGCAAG GTGTATAACCTGGGAACGGGTACCGGCTACTCTGTGTTACAGATGGTGAAGGCTATGGAGAAGGCTTCAGGAAGAGAA ATTGCATATGAGATCGCCCCCCGGAGGGGCGGAGACATCGCCTCGTGCTACGCGGACCCCCGTCTGGCGGAGAAGGAGCTCGGCTGGAAGGCTGATTTTGACCTAGAGAGGATGT
- the gale gene encoding UDP-glucose 4-epimerase isoform X1 codes for MAQKVLVTGGAGYIGSHCVVELIEAGYQPVVIDNFSNAVRGENGVPESLRRVEKFLNSKIEFQELDLLDKPGLEKIFKQHSFYAVMHFAGLKAVGESVEQPLRYYRVNLTGTINLLEVMQAHGVHNIVFSSSATVYGDPQKLPIDEQHPAGGCTNPYGKTKFFIEEMIRDQCNAEKDWNAVLLRYFNPIGAHVSGQIGEDPQGIPNNLLPYVAQVAIGRRKHLNVFGNDYKTIDGTGVRDYIHVVDLAKGHIAALKKLKDNSGCKVYNLGTGTGYSVLQMVKAMEKASGREIAYEIAPRRGGDIASCYADPRLAEKELGWKADFDLERMCEDLWRWQSQNPTGFTNATG; via the exons ATGGCACAGAAGGTGCTTGTGACAGGGGGAGCAGGTTATATCGGCAGTCACTGTGTGGTGGAGCTGATCGAGGCGGGGTATCAGCCTGTCGTCATCGACAACTTCAGCAATGCTGTTCGAG GAGAAAACGGTGTCCCTGAGAGTCTCCGCAGGGTGGAAAAGTTTCTGAACTCCAAGATCGAGTTTCAGGAGCTGGACCTGCTGGACAAACCAGGCTTGGAGAAAATCTtcaaacag CACTCGTTCTACGCCGTAATGCACTTTGCCGGACTGAAAGCTGTGGGAGAATCGGTGGAACAACCGCTACGCTACTACAGGGTGAATCTCACCGGTACCATCAACCTGCTGGAG gtGATGCAAGCCCATGGGGTACACAATATAGTGTTCAGTAGCTCAGCGACGGTGTACGGCGATCCTCAGAAACTCCCCATCGACGAGCAGCACCCAGCCGGAGGCTGCACAAACCCTTACGGCAAAACCAAGTTCTTCATCGAGGAGATGATCCGGGATCAGTGCAATGCAGAAAAG GACTGGAATGCCGTGTTGCTCAGGTACTTCAACCCCATCGGTGCTCACGTCTCGGGCCAGATCGGTGAAGATCCACAGGGAATCCCTAACAACCTTCTACCATATGTTGCCCAG GTGGCCATTGGGAGACGAAAACATCTCAACGTCTTCGGAAACGACTACAAGACGATCGACGGAACAG GAGTGAGAGACTACATTCATGTGGTGGACTTGGCAAAGGGACACATCGCAGCCCTGAAGAAGCTGAAGGATAACTCTGGCTGCAAG GTGTATAACCTGGGAACGGGTACCGGCTACTCTGTGTTACAGATGGTGAAGGCTATGGAGAAGGCTTCAGGAAGAGAA ATTGCATATGAGATCGCCCCCCGGAGGGGCGGAGACATCGCCTCGTGCTACGCGGACCCCCGTCTGGCGGAGAAGGAGCTCGGCTGGAAGGCTGATTTTGACCTAGAGAGGATGT